The Embleya scabrispora genome contains the following window.
CGGCCGGTGTCGAGGTGTACTGCTTGGCCACATTCCAGGCCACCGAGGCCGCGTCGCGTCCGCTCAGCAGGGTGAGGCCGGGCTCGCGGCCGCGGTAGGTGGTCAACAGCAGGCCGCGGATCGGGTCCAGGTTGAGCCGGTCGTAGCACCCGACGAGCAGCAGTGTCCCGGGGTGTCGACGCCGGAACGCCTCCGCCGTGCCGCAGAGTTCGTGCTCGGTGACCCACGTGCGGGCGAGCGGGCGGGCCAGCGCGGGCAGGCCGTCGGGCAGGTCCTCCGCCCCGAGCAGGACGCCGACGTCCAGGGGCTCGGGGAGTTCGATCCCGGCGTACAGGCGCGAGGCCAGGTCGACGGCGTGCGCCAGGTCCGGGCGTTCCGCGCACGCCACGGGCACGGGGGTGTGCGCGGGCGCGACCAGGAACTCGGCCACCGCCTGGGGCAGTCGGTCGACGTCGACCACGGTGAACAGCGCGCCGGCGGGCGTCGGATCCGGGCGGTCTGGTGCTGCGGCGACAACGGGAGCGTTCATGACGGGTGACCTCGTGTGTGATGTGGATTGGCCCGGTCGGGCACGGGACGAACCGGGGGCGGATGGGGATTCCGTGGGCGGTGGACGGCGATGGCAGGGTCGGAACGGTCCCGGCGGAGCGGTCGCAGCGGGGCGGTCACGTCGCGCACCGCGCCGGGGCCGCGGCCTCGGGAACGAGCAACCCGCGCCCCGCGAAGGCCAGTCCCGCCCCCACCAGGGCCACGCCGAACGCGACCGTGAACACACCGCGCGGACCGATCGGGTCCATCAGCAGACCACCGACCTGTTGACCCACCGCGTCCCCGAGGACCGTTGCCAGCGACGCCCAGGTGAACGCCTGTGCCAGCAGCCGCCGGTCCGCGAGGGCGCCGACGAGGGTCATCTCGCCGGCCGACACCAGGGCCATCGGCATGCTCCCGACCACCAGGGCGATGCCCAGGGTCACCGGGGTGGTGGTGGGCACGGTCAGCCCCGTACCGATCGCGTAGGCGAGCACCAGCCGGGGAAAGCGCACATGCATCGCGACCCGCGACGGGGCACGCCCCAGCCACAGCGCGCCCAGTGCGCTGCCGACTCCCCAGCACGCGTACACGACTCCCGTGCCGTCGCTCGATCCGTGCGCGGACACCGAGGCCGGAATGGCCAGCGTCATCAGACCGATCGGGACGGCGCTCGCCGCCATCACGCCCATCAGCACGAGCATCGACGGATCACGCAGGGGGTGGCGCGGCGTATCCCGGGCGGCGACCCCCTCCGGGCCGGACTCGGTCGCCGCCTCCGGGCTCGTGGGCACGCGCACGCAGGCCAGGCCGAGGGCGCCCGCGCCGCCGACGACGGCGACCACGGTCAGCGCCGTTCCGGCGGATCCGCACACCATCAGGGCCGCGAGCATCAGTGGCGCGCCGATGACCAGGACCTCGGTGAGCAGGGCTTCCCAGAGGTAGGCGGTCTCGCGTTGCGCGTCGTCGAGCGGCATGCGCGCCCACAGCGCCCGCATGCACGCGTTCGTCGGCGGCAGTGCGATGCCCGAGGCGACGGCCAGGACGGGCTGCGCCCAGGAACCGGGTCGGGTGGCCCACACCAGCGCGGCGAGCGTGGCCGGATAGGCGAGGCCGGTCACGATCAGCACGCCTCGGCGGCCGTCGCGGTCGAGCAGCCGGGCGATCAGCGGACTGCCGAGGGCCATGCCCGCCGTATACAGCGCGGCGATCAGCCCGGCCTGCGGGTAACTCCCGCCCTGCTCGCGGATCGTCAGCACCATGGCCAGCGACATCAGGTAGACGGGCAACCGGGCGACGACACTCCACCAGGCCACACCGGCGACGCCCGGGCGGGTGAGCAGGGCACGGAAGCGGGGGAGCAGCCCACCGTCGGGCCCGGAAGCCGCCGCCGGTGCCGAGTTCCCGGCGGCCGGGCCCGGGGCGACCTCGGATCCGGCGTCGATCCCGGTATCGGTGCCGTCCCGACGCGGAGCGGCGGTCATCCGGACACCGGATCGGGTTCGCGGACCGGGGCCACCTCGATCGTGAAGGCGTCCAGGACCGCCCTCATGCGCTGTTCGACCTGCCCGATCGACTCGCCCACGACGTGGACGTGCCCCGAGGCGTTGTGCGAGGCGCGGCGGGCCGTCACCGAGTCGCCGACCCCGGCCCGCACGACCGCGTCGACCACGCCCGGCAGGCGCAGGAGTTCGTCCGCCGAGGTGACCCGGCGCACCGTTCCCGATCCGGGCAGCGGCAGCAGCAGATCCCCGGCGCACCGGCGTTCGCGGTAGTCCAGGCGGGGGCGGCGCCCCAGGTACACGTCCAGCGTCGCCGCGAAGACGTCGAATCCGTAGGCGTGTCCGTGGTTGGCGGGGATCTCGCAGCCGGCCAGTCGGATCCCGATCTCGCCGGCGTACACCTGCCCGTCGACCACGAAGAACTCCATGTGGGCGTATCCGTGGTCGATGCCCATGCCGGTGACGATGCGCTGGAGCAGGTCGGGCAGATCCACGGCCGGGCCCTCGTCCGTGGCGACGCTGATGTTGGCGTTCATCGCGCCGTCGACGATG
Protein-coding sequences here:
- a CDS encoding MFS transporter, with amino-acid sequence MTAAPRRDGTDTGIDAGSEVAPGPAAGNSAPAAASGPDGGLLPRFRALLTRPGVAGVAWWSVVARLPVYLMSLAMVLTIREQGGSYPQAGLIAALYTAGMALGSPLIARLLDRDGRRGVLIVTGLAYPATLAALVWATRPGSWAQPVLAVASGIALPPTNACMRALWARMPLDDAQRETAYLWEALLTEVLVIGAPLMLAALMVCGSAGTALTVVAVVGGAGALGLACVRVPTSPEAATESGPEGVAARDTPRHPLRDPSMLVLMGVMAASAVPIGLMTLAIPASVSAHGSSDGTGVVYACWGVGSALGALWLGRAPSRVAMHVRFPRLVLAYAIGTGLTVPTTTPVTLGIALVVGSMPMALVSAGEMTLVGALADRRLLAQAFTWASLATVLGDAVGQQVGGLLMDPIGPRGVFTVAFGVALVGAGLAFAGRGLLVPEAAAPARCAT